The window ACAGCTGGGGATTCTTCCGCAACCCGCGGACGAACGCAGCGACCTGTATTCCCTGGGCATTCTGGCGGTGGAGTTGCTTAATGGGCGGCATCCCTTCGCCGGCCAAGCCCTGCGGGAACTTATCCACAGCCACGCGGCGGTGGCGCCGGTTCTTGCCCCGGAGACGCCGCCGGGCCTCGCCCGGATCGTGACGGCCTTGGTCCAAAAAGACCCGGTGGCGCGCTACCAAAACGCGGCCCAATTGGCGGCCGATCTTGCTCTCTTCCGGGAGCGGTGGCGGGCGGGCGACCGCGGACCCTTTGAGCTCCGGCTCAAAGAGTCCGCGCCCCGATTGCGCCCCCCGCGATTCATCGGCCGGGAAACGGAATTGAAGGCTCTGTTGGACCTCCATCGCCAGGCGGGGGAGGGGGGAATGCGGGTGGGGGTCGTCGCGGGGTTCTCCGGATTCGGAAAAACGCGGCTTCTGCGGGAAGCGGCGCGCCAATGGACCCGGAGCGTCGTGTTATGGGGCCGCGGCCGCTCCTACGGCCATGTGGCGGGGTACGGCGTGATCGCCGAGGCGTTCCGCGAATTGGCCGGACAGCCGCTGTCCAACGAAACCGCGGACCGTCTGCGGGCGCTTGGGGGCACGCGCGGAGCGGATTTGGGTCGGTTGGTGCCGGAACTCCGCGCTTGGTTGGGCGAGCCGATGGACGTGTCGGCCCTGTCCCCCGAACAGCGGCAAGAGCGTTTTTTGAGCGCGGGCGTCGACGTGGCGCGCGCCCTGGCGACCGCCGAAGCTCCCTTGGTCTTGGTTCTGGACGATTTGCAATGGGCGGACGAAGGCAGTTTGGAGTTCATTGCCCGTTTGGCGCAAACCGCCGGCCGTCTTCCGGTGCTTCTCCTGTTGGCGTTCCGCCGGGAGGAATGGTCGCCCGGCAACCGATTGGACCAGTTGGTCGAATCGATCGCCCGTTTTGTTCCCCCGGCGCGGGTGGCGATCGAACCCCTGCGCGCGGAGGACACGGGACGATTGGTCGAGTCGATGGTGGGGCACCCCTTGGTCGAAGCCGCGGAGGCCGTGGCCGCGCGGGCGGAGGGTTGCCCCCTGTACGCCATCGAATTGATGCACGCCCTCGTGGAAACGGGCGCCCTGGCGAAAACCGACGCGGGGTGGCGCGTGGCCGACGCCGCGGCCCTGGCCGAGGGGCGGTTTGCGGACGGGGCGCGCCAATCGGTGCGCGCGCGCGTCGACCGCCTCGCGCCCGGGGATCGGGAGGTGTTGCGTTTGGCGGCCATCGAGGGGCGGACGTTTCGGTTCGCCAATTTGGCCACGGCGTTGGCGCTCCGGGACTCCCTTTCGGGAACGGACGCCGCCCGGCGGGTCGATGAAGCTCTGGGGGCGTTGGCCGCGGCGCGGATCATCCTCCGCCCGGCGGGCGGCGGACCCTGCGTCTTCACCCACGACAAAATCCAAGAAACCGTTCTCGAGCCCATCCCGACCGCGGCCCGGACCGATCTTCACCGTTGGGTGGCCCTCGCGATCGAGAAAAACGAGGCCGCGGGCCCGGAAAAGGTCATCGCCCTCGCCCATCACTTCGGCCGCGCGGGCTTGACCGTGCCGGCCGTGGCCTACGGGATCCAGGCCGGGGTCTTGGCGGCCGACCGCCACGCCCATCGGGAAGCCCTGGACCTCTTTGACCAGGCGCGCGCCCGCCTCGAGGACGTTCCCGCCAGCGAAGCGAAAAAGACCTGGGAAAAGCGCCTGTGGGAATCCGTCGCCGACAGTTCGCGCATGATCGGCCTGTACGAACGGGCGTTGTCCTCCTACGCGGCGGCGTTGGCCGCGGCGGTCGACGAGGACGACGTCGTTCGACTGCAAAGCAAGATCGGGCGCGTCTATTTGTCCAAGGGCGAATCTTCCCTGGCCGCGGCGGCTTTGGAAGGCGCTCTGGCCCGTTTGGGGGAACGGGTTCCCCGGAATCGTCCGGCGTTGTTGTTCGCGTTGTTTCGAGAGGCCCTGGTTCAAGCGGGACACACCTGGCGGGCCCCCGCGGGTCGTCCGGTTCCGCCGCCGCGGGAGCGGCAACGGTGCGTCCTGCTCAATGAATTGGCCCATGTCTATTTCTTCACGAGCACCCACCGCGCGCTTTGGGCACACCTGCGCCACATGAACCGAGCGGAATCGCACGGCGTCTCGGATCAGATCGCCCAGGCCTACGCCAACCACGCGCCCGCCTGCGCCGTGCTCGGCTGGTGGGAGCGGGGGGAGCGTTACGCCCAGCGCGGCCTCGCCCTGCGGGAGGAGGCGGGCGACCGTTGGGGCGCCGCCCAGAGCCGGAGTTATTGGGCGATGGTTTTGTTTTCGGCCGGCCGGTGGCGACGTTGCCTGGAGGTCGGTCGGCTCGCGGAACCCGAATTTGAACAATTGGGGGATCGGTGGGAACTCGTTAACCTGTTGGATTTCCTCGGTTCGGCCCACCTTTATCTCGGGGATTGGGATCAAGCCGAAGCCTGTCTCGAAAAAGCGTATCGCCTGGCCTCGTCGTTGAAACATTACGCGGGCATGGCCTACACCGTGCGCATTCAAGCCGAGATGCGCGGTCGGGTCAACACCCAATCGTTGTTGCAGGAGGTGGACCGCCTCATGCCCCAGGTCCTCGCCGGGGAAGACCGGATGGCCGCCTGTTGCTTGTGGATCGCGCGGGGGGTGATTCTGGGCCAGTTGCGCACCTGGGACGAGGCGGAGCGGGCCTTCGCCGCGGCCGAGGAAATTCGGGAGCGCCACCATCTGCGGACGGAAAACACCGATCCCTACGTCGGGTGGTTGGAAGTGGTTTTGGCCCGTCTCAGCGAGACCCGGAGCGAAACCGAGGCGCGGGTCCTGCGGCGGCGGGCGAGCCGCTTGCAAAAACGCGGCCGCCACCAGCGGTCTTTTTCCGTCTTCCTGCGGGAAAACAGCCGTCCTCACGAGGCGCTATACCTTTGGAAGATCGGACACCCCCGGGCGGCCGAGAAATCCTGGCGGCGGTCGTTGAGTTGGTGCGTGGAAAACGGGGCCTTGGCCGCCCAATCCTTCGCCCTGCGGGACTGGGGGGTGGCGCTGCGGGAAAAGGACCCCGCCCGCAGCGCCCACCTTTTGCGCGCGGCGTGGACGCTGGCGCGCCGGTTGCGCGACAAAAAAAGCTTGGACCTCATCGCGGACCTGTTGCCCGAATTGAAAACCGCCGCCAACGAGGACTCGGTCCACTCTTTATCCGCCAGCGCGCACGCCAGCGGGTCGTCCTCGGGTTTTATTGAGGCCCAACGTTTTGAAACGTTGATCGACCTGTCGTTGCAATTCGGGGCCGTTTTGGACCCGGAGCCCTTGTTCCAAATGGTGGTGGACGCCGCCGCGCGCATATTCGGCGCCGAACGGGCGGTCTTGTTTCTGCGGGACGGGGCGACGGGGGCGTTGGCCCGAAAGGCGATGTACCGCGTGCGTGCGGAGGACGAGGGGCGGCCCATCTCCGAAACGGTCCTTCAGCAAGTTTTGCGCGAAGAGCGCGGGGTCCTCAGCGCCGACGCCGAAACCGATGAGAATTGGACCGCGGCCGACAGCGTTGTGTCGGCGGGAATCCATTCGGTGATGTGCGTCCCGGTTCGCCATCAGGACCGGACGTTGGGGGTCATGTACCTCGACAACCGGTTGGTGCGGGGGCTTTTCAACACGCATGACTTGAAGGTGCTGCAGGCCTTCGCCGCCCAAGCCGCCGCCGCGTTCGCGAACGCGCGGATGTTTGTGGACCAAGAACGCTCGCGGCGCGACCTCAAAGAGTTGTACGACGCCAGCCGCGAATTGATGGGCGTGTTGGACCGGCGGCGCATTTTCAAGTCCCTGCTGGAGCGCGCCCGGTCGTTGACCGGCGCGTCCGCGGCCGCCGTCGCGCTGGTCGAGGAAGGCCGCCCCGTGGTGCGCCTGCAGCGGGGGTTCTCCCCCGCCGCCTTGACCGAAATTGAAGAGGTCCTCCGGAGCGCGCGTTTTTCGGAGGCCACCGAATTCCCTTTGGCGGACGGAAAGAACCTGCAATGGATTCCCCTTTGGGCGCAAACGGCGATGGAGGGAATTCTCGTGGTCGGGCCGTCCCCCGACGCGGGGCGGGCGCGGTCGTTGTTGGCCCATGTCGCGGCCCAATGCTCCCTGGCCCTGCACAACGCCCGCCTTTACGAATTGGCGATCACCGACGAATTGACCCAGGTGTACCAACGCCGTTACTACGACATGGTTCTGCGGGATTTGGTGGAGAAAAAAGAGGCCTTCGGGTTGATTTTGATCGACCTCAACGAATTCAAGCTGATCAACGACACCCTGGGACACGCGGTCGGGGACCGCGTGCTCAAGGCGGTGGGCGGGGAGATGAAACGGTGTTTGCGCGCCAGCGACCTGCCGGCGCGCATCGGCGGCGACGAGTTCGCCGTGATCTTGCCGGGGGAAACCACCGACCACATCGAACGGGTGGTGGAAAAATTACGCGCGGCCTTCGCGGGAATCGTGATCGACGTCCCGGACCGCCCGCCCCCGCGGGTGTGGGGCAGTTTTGGGTACGGGTTTTCGCGGGAGGGGGATTTGGCGGCCCTTAAAGAGCTCGCCGATCAACGCCTCTACGAGGACAAGCGGCGGTCCAAAGGGCAACGGGGGACCCCGTGACCGAGGCCGCCATTGTTGTGGAAGACCTCACGGTCCGCTTCGGCGATTTCACGGCCGTGGACCGGGTGTCGTTGCGGGTCGAACGCGGCGAAATCTTCGGGTTCCTCGGGGCCAACGGCGCGGGGAAAACCACCACCATCCGCGTGCTCACCGGCCTGCTGAGCCCAACGGAGGGGCGGGTCGTCGTGGCGGGCCTCTCGTTTGAGCGCGGGGCCAACGCGATCAAGTCGCGCGTGGGCTATATGTCGCAAAAATTCACCCTGTACACCGATTTGACGGTGGCGGAGAATTTGGAGTTTGCCGCGGCCCTGCGGAAGATCCCGCCGGAAATCCACCGTCGACGATCGCGCGATTTGCTCGATTTTATCGGGTTTCACAGCCGCCCCGATACGTTGGTGCGCGATCTGCCCGGGGGTCTCAAGCAAGAAGTTTCGCTCGTGGCCTCCCTGTTGCACGACCCCGAGATCGTTTTTCTGGACGAACCCACCGCCGGCGTGTCGCCCGCGGCGCGGGCCCGCTTCTGGGTTTTGATCCGGGGCCTCGCCGCCCGGGGGAAAACGGTGTTCGTCACCACGCACTACATGGACGAAGCCGGCGAATGCGGCCGCATCGCGTTGATGCGCGCCGGAGCGATCATCGCCCTCGGGGCGCCCGACGAATTGAAAGCGAGGGCCTTCCCCGAGCCGTTGTACGAACT of the Elusimicrobiota bacterium genome contains:
- a CDS encoding diguanylate cyclase, which gives rise to MMELNEQIGPYRLLERLGEGASAVVYRACLTDDPGRQYAVKVTKAVWTEADIETRVRFEREAENLSRLSHDNIVRLERFGVHRDRLYLVMELARGMTLAQILASHQILDAGTAAQLFWHIARGLDHAHQQGILHRDIKPSNVMVCLEGLESAVKILDFGLSRLRDARPASETLGTYLYMSPEQLGILPQPADERSDLYSLGILAVELLNGRHPFAGQALRELIHSHAAVAPVLAPETPPGLARIVTALVQKDPVARYQNAAQLAADLALFRERWRAGDRGPFELRLKESAPRLRPPRFIGRETELKALLDLHRQAGEGGMRVGVVAGFSGFGKTRLLREAARQWTRSVVLWGRGRSYGHVAGYGVIAEAFRELAGQPLSNETADRLRALGGTRGADLGRLVPELRAWLGEPMDVSALSPEQRQERFLSAGVDVARALATAEAPLVLVLDDLQWADEGSLEFIARLAQTAGRLPVLLLLAFRREEWSPGNRLDQLVESIARFVPPARVAIEPLRAEDTGRLVESMVGHPLVEAAEAVAARAEGCPLYAIELMHALVETGALAKTDAGWRVADAAALAEGRFADGARQSVRARVDRLAPGDREVLRLAAIEGRTFRFANLATALALRDSLSGTDAARRVDEALGALAAARIILRPAGGGPCVFTHDKIQETVLEPIPTAARTDLHRWVALAIEKNEAAGPEKVIALAHHFGRAGLTVPAVAYGIQAGVLAADRHAHREALDLFDQARARLEDVPASEAKKTWEKRLWESVADSSRMIGLYERALSSYAAALAAAVDEDDVVRLQSKIGRVYLSKGESSLAAAALEGALARLGERVPRNRPALLFALFREALVQAGHTWRAPAGRPVPPPRERQRCVLLNELAHVYFFTSTHRALWAHLRHMNRAESHGVSDQIAQAYANHAPACAVLGWWERGERYAQRGLALREEAGDRWGAAQSRSYWAMVLFSAGRWRRCLEVGRLAEPEFEQLGDRWELVNLLDFLGSAHLYLGDWDQAEACLEKAYRLASSLKHYAGMAYTVRIQAEMRGRVNTQSLLQEVDRLMPQVLAGEDRMAACCLWIARGVILGQLRTWDEAERAFAAAEEIRERHHLRTENTDPYVGWLEVVLARLSETRSETEARVLRRRASRLQKRGRHQRSFSVFLRENSRPHEALYLWKIGHPRAAEKSWRRSLSWCVENGALAAQSFALRDWGVALREKDPARSAHLLRAAWTLARRLRDKKSLDLIADLLPELKTAANEDSVHSLSASAHASGSSSGFIEAQRFETLIDLSLQFGAVLDPEPLFQMVVDAAARIFGAERAVLFLRDGATGALARKAMYRVRAEDEGRPISETVLQQVLREERGVLSADAETDENWTAADSVVSAGIHSVMCVPVRHQDRTLGVMYLDNRLVRGLFNTHDLKVLQAFAAQAAAAFANARMFVDQERSRRDLKELYDASRELMGVLDRRRIFKSLLERARSLTGASAAAVALVEEGRPVVRLQRGFSPAALTEIEEVLRSARFSEATEFPLADGKNLQWIPLWAQTAMEGILVVGPSPDAGRARSLLAHVAAQCSLALHNARLYELAITDELTQVYQRRYYDMVLRDLVEKKEAFGLILIDLNEFKLINDTLGHAVGDRVLKAVGGEMKRCLRASDLPARIGGDEFAVILPGETTDHIERVVEKLRAAFAGIVIDVPDRPPPRVWGSFGYGFSREGDLAALKELADQRLYEDKRRSKGQRGTP
- a CDS encoding ABC transporter ATP-binding protein, encoding MTEAAIVVEDLTVRFGDFTAVDRVSLRVERGEIFGFLGANGAGKTTTIRVLTGLLSPTEGRVVVAGLSFERGANAIKSRVGYMSQKFTLYTDLTVAENLEFAAALRKIPPEIHRRRSRDLLDFIGFHSRPDTLVRDLPGGLKQEVSLVASLLHDPEIVFLDEPTAGVSPAARARFWVLIRGLAARGKTVFVTTHYMDEAGECGRIALMRAGAIIALGAPDELKARAFPEPLYELHFPEAPPVGWRDAALSAGTIQPHGLRWHVTVRDPRRWEDARGLWGATARIRRIEPSLEDVFLRWVEGPA